The proteins below are encoded in one region of Alosa sapidissima isolate fAloSap1 chromosome 24, fAloSap1.pri, whole genome shotgun sequence:
- the sec24c gene encoding LOW QUALITY PROTEIN: protein transport protein Sec24C (The sequence of the model RefSeq protein was modified relative to this genomic sequence to represent the inferred CDS: inserted 1 base in 1 codon; deleted 1 base in 1 codon) has product MNVNQQPHMASPYGPPQPGYQGYPQAAYGGQHMAGGYPGQYPPYNGPTSAYQPGAPVPGYSPYASFPSKAFAANLVSDLSSSSPLDLGSMCGPPTSGAPPASAPQAYGQYGGGQAQNGPPPSAPPNQRPPASQPYAPAPMNLSSPQSGYSQPFAGPPTSMQQMTNQMAGMQVGSAPPTGATPGYAVPPVSGAYTSTAPRPSFPPTSSASPHSAAGDGVAPGPPQSFYGGPTPGQQPFPTSSAPPPAFSTAPPTQTPAAPPAAAASAPPVSQASQAFPGAPPPAQPQPAPPPQQQLPPFSAAGPPPSQQAPFSSGAPPTAAPPPSSQHLYGGPLPPQGVPQQQQQQQQQAGFPRPPPPTSQPSPSGPAAATNSGFPGGLPPPPTSTQSSLQSYPGAPMTQQMTQQQQQQPPVSQPSPFHSAPPLSGPVPPPPGAAGFPPQGGAPPRPQGMQGPPIPHPSMSGPPMSQANHVAPGAIQPGMPPQMGPATAGMPGPQPGMQGYPNQQNGAFGQMRGPQPGYPGPYPGQQSFGGPPQAPAPAPQPQKRLDPDSIPSPIQVIEDDKANKGTEPFTTGVRGQAPPLVTTNSQVKDQGNASPRFIRCTAYNVPCTSDMSKQSQVPLAAVIKPLATLPPDEVPPYIVDHGEQGPIRCNRCKAYMCPYMQFIEGGRRFQCGFCSCVTEVPPHYFQHLDHTGKRVDCYDRPELSMGSYEFLATVDYCKNNKLPQPPAYIFLIDVSYNAVRSGMVNIVCQELKTLLDYLPRENPDLPSSVRVGFVTYNKVLHFYNVKASLAQPQMMVVSDVADMFVPLLDGFLVNVDESRVVIESLLDQIPEMFADTRETETVFGPVIQAGLEALKAADCAGKLFIFHTSLPIAEAPGKLKNREDKKQVGTDKEKVTFQPQVSFYSNLAKECVAQGCCVDLFPLPQQYVDVATLGVVPTSTGGSIYKYTYFQAQSDQERFLHDLRRDVQKQVGFDAVMRXRTSTGIRATDFFGSFYMSNTTDVELAGLDCDKTITVEIRHDDKLNEETGAMMQCAVLYTSCSGQRRLRVHNMSVNCCMQLADLYRNCETDTIINFFAKYAYRSVLNSPTKNVRDGLVNQCAQILACYRKNCASPSSAGQLILPECMKLLPVYLNCVLKSDVLHPAADTSLDDRAYLRQLLSCMDVAESHVFFYPRLLPLHKMDVDSDALPLAIRDSEERLSKGGLYLLETGLNLFLWVGASAQQELLQNVFGTPAFGQIDPSMTCLPELDNPFSKKLRDIIASFRAQRSRYMKLIVVKQDDKLELIFKHFLVEDKNSSGGASYVDFLCHMHKEIRQLLS; this is encoded by the exons ATGAATGTGAACCAGCAACCACACATGGCCTCCCCCTACGGTCCTCCTCAGCCTGGATACCAGGGCTACCCGCAGGCTGCCTATGGGGGCCAGCACATGGCCGGAGGGTACCCAGGGCAGTACCCCCCCTACAACGGACCCACTTCTGCTTACCAGCCTGGAGCTCCAGTGCCAG GATATTCTCCTTATGCAAGCTTTCCCTCTAAGGCTTTTGCAGCAAACTTAGTCTCTgacctgtcctcctcctctcctcttgacTTAG GTTCGATGTGCGGCCCCCCCACTTCAGGCGCTCCGCCTGCCTCAGCCCCCCAAGCCTACGGACAGTATGGTGGGGGTCAAGCACAGAACGGCCCTCCCCCCAGTGCACCCCCAAACCAGAG gcctcCTGCGTCCCAGCCCTATGCCCCAGCACCCATGAACCTGTCCTCCCCCCAGTCAGGCTACAGCCAGCCATTCGCTGGCCCACCTACAAGCATGCAGCAGATGACCAATCAGATGGCGGGGATGCAGGTTGGGTCAGCCCCCCCCACAGGAGCAACTCCTGGCTATG CTGTGCCTCCAGTCTCTGGCGCCTACACATCCACAGCACCGCGTCCTTCCttcccccccacctcctccgccTCCCCACACTCTGCCGCAGGTGACGGAGTTGCCCCTGGCCCCCCTCAGTCCTTCTACGGGGGTCCCACACCTGGCCAGCAGCCCTTCCCCACCTCCTCCGCACCCCCACCGGCCTTCTCCACCGCTCCCCCCACCCAGACCCCAGCCgcacctcctgctgctgctgcctcagcTCCACCCGTCTCCCAGGCATCGCAGGCCTTTCCCGGAGCTCCTCCACccgcccagccccagccagcacCACCGCCGCAGCAGCAGCTGCCTCCGTTCTCTGCTGCTGGACCTCCGCCCTCGCAGCAAGCCCCCTTCTCCTCTGGAGCTCCCCCGACAGCAGCACCCCCGCCCAGCTCCCAGCACCTGTATGGAGGCCCACTACCTCCCCAGGGTGTCcctcagcaacagcagcagcagcagcagcaggctggCTTCCCCAGGCctccacctcccacctcacagCCTTCGCCCTCTGGCCCAGCTGCTGCCACCAACTCCGGCTTCCCTGGAGGCCTCCCTCCACCCCCGACCTCCACCCAGTCGTCGCTGCAGTCGTACCCAGGCGCCCCCATGACCCAGCAGAtgacccagcagcagcagcagcagcccccgGTCTCCCAGCCCTCACCCTTCCACTCAGCCCCGCCTCTCTCTGGGCCCGTGCCTCCTCCGCCCGGCGCCGCTGGCTTTCCACCACAGGGGGGCGCCCCTCCGAGGCCCCAAGGCATGCAGGGCCCCCCGATCCCGCATCCCTCCATGTCTGGGCCCCCCATGTCCCAGGCCAACCATGTGGCCCCGGGGGCCATCCAGCCAGGCATGCCTCCACAGATGGGCCCCGCCACAGCGGGTATGCCAGGCCCTCAGCCAGGCATGCAGGGGTACCCCAACCAACAGAACG GTGCTTTTGGGCAGATGCGAGGTCCACAGCCAGGCTACCCAGGGCCGTATCCTGGGCAACAGAGCTTTGGAGGGCCTCCCCAGGCTCCTGCTCCCGCTCCTCAGCCACAGAAACGGTTGGACCCCGATTCCATCCCGAGTCCA ATCCAGGTGATTGAGGATGACAAGGCCAACAAAGGCACCGAGCCCTTCACCacgggggtcagaggtcaggctCCACCCCTTGTCACCACCAACTCCCAGGTCAAAGATCAAG gCAACGCCAGTCCTCGGTTCATCCGCTGCACTGCCTACAACGTGCCCTGCACCTCAGACATGTCCAAGCAGTCACAGGTGCCCCTGGCTGCAGTCATCAAACCTCTAGCCACCTTGCCCCCAGATGag GTGCCTCCGTACATCGTGGATCACGGTGAGCAGGGCCCCATCCGCTGCAACCGCTGCAAGGCATACATGTGTCCCTACATGCAGTTCATTGAGGGTGGCCGCAGGTTCCAGTGCGGATTCTGCAGCTGTGTCACAGAGG TCCCTCCCCATTACTTCCAGCATCTGGACCACACAGGGAAGAGGGTGGACTGCTACGACCGGCCAGAGCTCTCCATGGGCAGCTACGAGTTCCTAGCCACTGTTGACTACTGCAAG aACAACAAGCTTCCTCAGCCCCCTGCCTACATCTTCCTGATTGACGTGTCTTACAACGCGGTGCGGAGCGGCATGGTGAACATCGTTTGCCAGGAGCTCAAGACACTGCTGGATTACCTGCCCAG AGAGAACCCAGACTTGCCGTCGTCGGTGCGCGTGGGCTTCGTCACCTACAACAAGGTGCTGCACTTCTACAACGTGAAGGCCTCGCTGGCGCAGCCCCAGATGATGGTGGTGTCCGACGTGGCCGACATGTTCGTGCCGCTGCTCGACGGTTTCCTCGTCAACGTCGACGAGTCTCGTGTCGTCATCGAGAG CTTGCTGGACCAGATCCCTGAGATGTTTGCAGACACGcgggagacagagacagtgtTTGGACCTGTGATCCAGGCTGGTCTGGAGGCCCTGAAG gcgGCTGACTGTGCTGGGAAACTCTTCATCTTCCACACGTCTCTGCCCATCGCTGAGGCCCCTGGGAAACTGAAGAACCGGGAAGACAAGAAGCAGGTTGGCACAGACAAAGAAAAGGTaacct TTCAGCCGCAGGTCAGTTTCTATAGCAACCTGGCCAAGGAGTGTGTGGCGCAGGGCTGCTGCGTGGACCTCTTTCCTCTTCCCCAACAGTACGTCGACGTGGCAACACTCGGCGTGGTCCCCACCTCCACCGGAGGCTCCATCTACAAGTACACCTACTTCCAG GCCCAGTCTGACCAGGAGCGCTTCCTGCACGACCTCCGGCGGGATGTGCAGAAGCAGGTGGGCTTCGACGCAGTCATGA TCCGCACCAGCACGG GCATCAGGGCTACGGACTTCTTCGGCTCCTTCTACATGAGCAACACCACAGACGTGGAGCTGGCTGGCCTCGACTGCGACAAGACCATCACCGTGGAGATCAGGCACGACGACAAGCTCAACGAGGAAACGGGGGCCatgatgcag TGCGCGGTCCTGTACACCAGTTGCAGTGGGCAGCGGCGACTGCGGGTCCACAACATGAGCGTCAACTGCTGTATGCAGCTGGCCGACCTCTACCGCAACTGTGAGACGGACACAATCATCAACTTCTTCGCCAAGTatg caTACCGAAGCGTgctcaacagccccaccaaGAACGTGCGGGACGGTCTGGTGAACCAGTGTGCTCAGATTCTGGCGTGCTACCGCAAGAACTGCGCCAGCCCTTCCTCTGCTGGACAG TTGATCCTGCCGGAGTGTATGAAGCTGCTGCCGGTCTACCTGAACTGCGTGCTGAAGAGCGACGTGCTGCACCCGGCGGCCGACACCTCTCTGGACGACCGCGCCTACCTGCGGCAGCTGCTCAGCTGCATGGACGTCGCCGAGAGTCATGTCTTCTTCTAC CCCCGCCTGCTGCCGCTG CATAAGATGGACGTGGACAGCGACGCGTTGCCGTTGGCCATCCGGGACTCGGAGGAGCGTCTCTCCAAGGGGGGGCTGTACCTGCTGGAGACGGGCCTGAACCTCTTCCTCTGGGTCGGCGCCAGCGCCCAGCAGGAACTGCTGCAGAACGTCTTTGGCACGCCCGCCTTCGGACAGATCGACCCCAGCATG ACCTGCTTGCCAGAGTTGGAtaatcccttctcaaagaagcTGCGAGACATCATCGCCTCCTTCAGAGCCCAGAGGTCACGATATATGAAG cTGATCGTGGTGAAGCAAGACGACAAGCTTGAGCTCATCTTCAAGCACTTCCTGGTGGAGGACAAGAACAGCAGCGGCGGCGCCTCCTACGTAGACTTCCTCTGTCACATGCACAAGGAGATTCGGCAGCTGCTCAGCTAG